The DNA region aaaaattgcAATTATTCATAATGAATTCACAGAAAAAAACAACAACATTGACAAAATAGTttttaaagatataaatgatatatataatattccaaaaaataaagacgatgataaaaataatgtaaataataatttaaaaacagatataaaaaagaataaaaatgaattaagaataataaaCGAAATTGATAGTGAAGAAGGTTTCATTTATGAACTTAATAATGGTTGTTTATGTTGTTCAAATAAAAGTAATTTTGTTAAATTgattgaaaatattttatcattaaaaactaattatgattatatatttgtagAAGTTTCAGGTgtttatgataatatacaaattaataatttattatgGTTAGATGAACTTAATAAgtcaaaaatatatttagatagtattatacatatagtagattcatatcattttataaaatattataataaacaagaaacaaaacaaaataataaggatatattatttaatgaaaTTAATCAAGATAATGTATATCAAAATCAATCCAACTACATTGATCATAATGAAAAAACTCCAGAATATGAACAAATTATGGTATCTGatgttataatattaaataaaatagataaattaaatgaacGCAATATAAGCGAACTAAAAAGttttattcataaaataaatcCCATTAGCAATGTATTCCCAACTAGCTATTCTAATGTGCctatagaatatataacaaaCCTAAAATgttatgaaaaaaaaaatataaaaaatattataattaataatagAAAAGTACAAAATGTTGTAtcttttcattataatGATTTTCATAATATGACATTTCATTTTGACCATGACATTTCATCATTAATACAATTAAgtgatatattaaataaaatgaaagataaatttataaaacaaaaagataaaaatatattaaaacaaattataacaatacttaagaataaaaatattttttcatataaaaaaattaataatatattagCTAGCCTTTTATGGAATAGCAAATTACAGATATATCGTGGTAAAGGAGTTTTTGTTGCTTTTAATGatgatatttataacaataaacataaaatcaaattaaatatttattattatcaaagTGTAGGAgatttatatgaaattaaTCATGTTATGACTGATATACATAcattttttcaaaaatatcTAACAAAAGgtataaatgaaaaagacaaaataaacaacaataataatgatataaacattttttctaataatattaataatataaatggaCACAACCAGTTTAACATTGATCATATTAATTATGACAAAGAAGAGAAAACATGTGATGATCTTTTAGAACTCgaaaattatatatctGATGATTCTTCTTGTAgtgaaaataatgaatataacataaataatattttggataatatgcatatttttacatccagatttttatttataggAAAAAACATCAATATGcaagatataaaaaagaagcTTGATGATTGCttatacaaataattttaataaagaCTTACATGTcttaaaaattatatgaatcTTGTGCGtttcaaaaataaaatatatatattgtatatattttaatatattttaataNNNNNNNNNNNNNNNNNNNNNNNNNNNNNNNNNNNNNNNNNNNNNNNNNNNNNNNNNNNNNNNNNNNNNNNNNNNNNNNNNNNNNNNNNNNNNNNNNNNNNNNNNNNNNNNNNNNNNNNNNNNNNNNNNNNNNNNNNNNNNNNNNNNNNNNNNNNNNNNNNNNNNNNNNNNNNNNNNNNNNNNNNNNNNNNNNNNNNNNNNNNNNNNNNNNNNNNNNNNNNNNNNNNNNNNNNNNNNNNNNNNNNNNNNNNNNNNNNNNNNNNNNNNNNNNNNNNNNNNNNNNNNNNNNNNNNNNNNNNNataattataaaaaaaaaaaaaaaaaaaaaaaaaaaaaaaaaaaaaaaaaaaaaaaaaaaaaaaaaaaaaataaaaaaaataaatttatatatataaaaaaatataaaaatataaattaaaaatatatttttttatatttatttaaaaatatttttttttttttttttttttttttttttttttttttttgtatgtttatttgttataaaaaaaaaaaaataaataaatataacttatgcataaaataatagttctatataaatataaatattttagccataaaataaaatagaagcatataaaaataaaataatgctaacattatttaatatatatatatatgtatacatatattgatagcaaaaaaatttgaatATGATTTAAAATTCCGTGTTAAGACAAAAGACCTGGTCCTTTCGTTGGGCCATGACTCCTGATTTTTGATAATCTGCGACCCTTTTCTCGAAAAAGTTTGTTTTTCCTTGAAGTGAAATTAAGTCCATCCAATTGAATGGATTTTTTGAATGGAAAATTTTAGAGCATCCTAAACATTCTAATAATCTATCTGCAACAAATTCTATATATTGAGACATAAGTCTAGAATTCATACCTATTAAATCACATGGTAATGATTCACATATAAAAGATCTTTCAACTTCTACAGCTTCTTTAACAATATTTTGTACCATTTGTTCTGGAAGTTTATTATCTAATAAACTATAAATTAAGCAATTAAAATCTGTATGTAGTCCTTCATCTCTACTTATTAATTCATTACTAAATGTTAAACCAtgtaatttattttgttttttaaaCCAAAAAATAGCACAAAAGCTACCACTGAATAATATTCCTTCAACACATGCATTAGCTACTATCCTTTCAGCAAATGAATTAGTATCATTAATCCATTTTGCTGCCCATAATgctttattttttactgCAGGGATATTTTCTATAGCatgaaataaatttaatctttctttttcatctttaatataattatcaatTAATAAACTATATGTTTCTGAATGAATATTTTCTACAGCTATTtgaaaagaataaaatttttttgCTTCTGTTATTTGAACCTCTCTTAAAAATTTACTAGCCAAATTCTCTAATACTATACCATCACTTGCTGCAAAAAATGCTAACACATGctttataaaatgtttcTCATTGTCATTCAATTTCTCAAAATCTTTTAAATCGCTAGATAAATCAATTTCTTCTGCTGTCCAAAATGAAGCTTCAGCTTTCTTGTAAAAATCCCAAACTTCAGGATATAATATTGGATATAAAGTAAAACGATCACTCtctttatttaatatcTTCTCATTTATCTCTTTTCCTTTTTGTAAATCACTAAATTCTCTTTCCTGTTTGCTAAATATTGGTATTCtagaaatatttataacatCAGCCATTCTATTCAAATgcaaaattattaaaaaaaaaaaaaaataaaataaacacacacacacacacaATGGAAAAAAGGTATACCtcaacaaataaatattaaaatgtatattataaaatatatatatttttgtatatatatatataaatatattctaacttaaaatgtacatatatatattttgtatatataatattctaatttaataatatgttaaataaaagttataaaaataaaaatatatgaaaacAAGCTACTAAATAAgatacataaaaaaaaaaaaaaaaaaaaaaaaaaataatatataattttttctttcttaaaataataatgtatagtcataaatattatattaaaaatatatatatatatatatatatatatatatatatgtattgtatatattatataatttatatttatttattttcttttaaaaataatataaaaatcaCCTTAATTATACCAagttcatatttttattataaaaaaataataaataaaaaataacatatatatatatatatatatataatatatgtcatatatttttcttttattattcatatatgcaatattttattcttgAAAAATAGTACCGGATAATGTTACAAGTATTTAAGctttaattaaatatatattaagaagggggattaaatattaagtatatataatatatatatattttttatatttatat from Plasmodium gaboni strain SY75 chromosome 14, whole genome shotgun sequence includes:
- a CDS encoding ribonucleotide reductase small subunit, encoding MADVINISRIPIFSKQEREFSDLQKGKEINEKILNKESDRFTLYPILYPEVWDFYKKAEASFWTAEEIDLSSDLKDFEKLNDNEKHFIKHVLAFFAASDGIVLENLASKFLREVQITEAKKFYSFQIAVENIHSETYSLLIDNYIKDEKERLNLFHAIENIPAVKNKALWAAKWINDTNSFAERIVANACVEGILFSGSFCAIFWFKKQNKLHGLTFSNELISRDEGLHTDFNCLIYSLLDNKLPEQMVQNIVKEAVEVERSFICESLPCDLIGMNSRLMSQYIEFVADRLLECLGCSKIFHSKNPFNWMDLISLQGKTNFFEKRVADYQKSGVMAQRKDQVFCLNTEF
- a CDS encoding putative COBW domain-containing protein 1, which produces MIGITIITGFLGAGKTTLLKNLLNESIEKDKKIAIIHNEFTEKNNNIDKIVFKDINDIYNIPKNKDDDKNNVNNNLKTDIKKNKNELRIINEIDSEEGFIYELNNGCLCCSNKSNFVKLIENILSLKTNYDYIFVEVSGVYDNIQINNLLWLDELNKSKIYLDSIIHIVDSYHFIKYYNKQETKQNNKDILFNEINQDNVYQNQSNYIDHNEKTPEYEQIMVSDVIILNKIDKLNERNISELKSFIHKINPISNVFPTSYSNVPIEYITNLKCYEKKNIKNIIINNRKVQNVVSFHYNDFHNMTFHFDHDISSLIQLSDILNKMKDKFIKQKDKNILKQIITILKNKNIFSYKKINNILASLLWNSKLQIYRGKGVFVAFNDDIYNNKHKIKLNIYYYQSVGDLYEINHVMTDIHTFFQKYLTKGINEKDKINNNNNDINIFSNNINNINGHNQFNIDHINYDKEEKTCDDLLELENYISDDSSCSENNEYNINNILDNMHIFTSRFLFIGKNINMQDIKKKLDDCLYK